The genomic region CTTCGGCATCTCCACGGAGACTGTGGACATATGCCATACAGTCGCGGTGGGAGGCCTCTTGAACAGGAAGAGGCTGGCTGCTATCCGCCAGATAGGACTCGAAGTCTCGCAGGACGCGCTCGTAAGAGGCACGAGTCCGGTCGCTCTTTCCGTGATACCGGATGTCATCGAGGAAATAGCCGATCGGGTCCGATTCGGCGTCCGGTGTGGCTGTATCCGTGCTCATTCGTCTCGAACATACCCCCCATGTCGCCCGCTGTACTGCACTTCGTTGTTGGACTGCAGTTCCTGCAGCGTGTCTTCGAGGCGGTCCTCGATGTCGTCGGTAAGCTCGGCGAGCAGGTCATCCCACTCGTAGTAATCCCCGTCAGCCAAGATGTCCCGGACCCGGTCTTTCAGCCCGTCACCCCCAGGGGTAGCGCCCGGAGAACGGGGTTCCTCGCTATCGTTCTCAGCGGCGTCCGATCCGCCCGTTTCGGACGCTGCTGGCTCG from Haloarcula rubripromontorii harbors:
- a CDS encoding DUF5805 domain-containing protein, with protein sequence MSSDSERTTVRTYIPAYQKEQWQAHAEELDMSQSEFVRTMVQAGRSGFEPAASETGGSDAAENDSEEPRSPGATPGGDGLKDRVRDILADGDYYEWDDLLAELTDDIEDRLEDTLQELQSNNEVQYSGRHGGYVRDE